One Nocardioides luti DNA window includes the following coding sequences:
- a CDS encoding PH domain-containing protein, with the protein MSVPTELARDDHWQRLDPRMLLVHPVRELIRFLPVLVGVFVAGTASGGGSDWWHLAGVGVPVGLGLLRYLTTSFRIAGGRVELRRGLLNRHVLSTPLDRVRTVDLTSSPIHRLLGLTTVRVGTGTSSTDGDDRLDLDGLPLDRARSLREGLLGAATPAPTGGATPDTGTAGLAPVTPAERVVVRLDPSWLRFAPLTSSGLVIAAAAIGATSQVVQALGGWESVDVSGIVDGTSALPLWVALPLGLVTFVVVVSLFSVGGYLVTSWGFTLSHAAGAWHLRRGLLTTRETSLDDERVGGISIGEPLGLRTAGGARLTAIVTGLDRKQQGSSLLVPPAPYDVVAGVARTVLGVAGPVDAELTGHGPQARTRRFVRALVPALAVVVAVLLLVVLRDWPWWLLVPALVLPVAALALAADRARGLGHALVDGYVVSRSGSLDRRRRALATDDVIGWNFRATWFQRRAGLTTLVATTAGGDQRVAVLDIPEDAAVRLAETALPHLVGQFTA; encoded by the coding sequence GTGAGCGTGCCCACGGAGCTGGCCCGCGACGACCACTGGCAGCGCCTCGACCCGCGCATGCTCCTCGTGCACCCGGTGCGCGAGCTGATCCGCTTCCTGCCGGTCCTCGTCGGCGTCTTCGTCGCCGGCACCGCGTCGGGCGGCGGCAGCGACTGGTGGCACCTCGCCGGCGTCGGTGTGCCGGTCGGGCTGGGCCTGCTGCGCTACCTGACCACCAGCTTCCGGATCGCCGGCGGCCGCGTCGAGCTGCGGCGCGGGCTGCTGAACCGCCACGTGCTGTCGACCCCGCTCGACCGGGTGCGGACCGTCGACCTCACCTCCTCCCCCATCCACCGGCTGCTCGGCCTCACCACGGTCCGCGTGGGCACGGGGACGTCGTCCACCGACGGCGACGACCGGCTCGACCTCGACGGGCTGCCGCTCGACCGGGCCCGGAGCCTGCGCGAGGGGCTGCTGGGTGCGGCCACCCCGGCGCCGACCGGCGGCGCCACCCCGGACACCGGGACCGCGGGCCTCGCGCCCGTCACGCCCGCCGAGCGGGTCGTCGTCCGGCTGGACCCGTCGTGGCTCCGGTTCGCCCCACTCACCAGCTCGGGGCTCGTCATCGCCGCCGCCGCGATCGGGGCGACCAGCCAGGTCGTGCAGGCGCTCGGCGGGTGGGAGTCGGTCGACGTCAGCGGGATCGTCGACGGGACGTCCGCCCTGCCCCTGTGGGTGGCCCTCCCGCTGGGGCTCGTGACCTTCGTCGTCGTGGTGTCGCTGTTCTCGGTCGGCGGCTACCTCGTGACGTCCTGGGGCTTCACGCTGAGCCACGCCGCCGGCGCCTGGCACCTGCGCCGCGGACTCCTCACCACCCGCGAGACCAGCCTCGACGACGAGCGCGTCGGCGGCATCAGCATCGGCGAGCCGCTCGGGCTCCGTACCGCCGGCGGTGCCCGGCTGACCGCGATCGTCACCGGGCTCGACCGCAAGCAGCAGGGCTCGTCGCTGCTGGTCCCGCCGGCGCCGTACGACGTCGTGGCGGGCGTCGCGCGCACGGTGCTCGGGGTCGCCGGCCCGGTCGACGCCGAGCTCACGGGGCACGGTCCGCAGGCCCGGACCCGCCGCTTCGTGCGCGCCCTGGTGCCGGCGCTGGCCGTCGTGGTCGCCGTGCTCCTGCTGGTCGTCCTGCGCGACTGGCCGTGGTGGCTGCTGGTGCCGGCGCTGGTGCTCCCCGTGGCCGCGCTCGCGCTCGCCGCGGACCGCGCGCGGGGCCTGGGCCACGCGCTGGTGGACGGGTACGTCGTGTCCCGCAGCGGCAGCCTGGACCGCCGCCGTCGCGCGCTGGCCACCGACGACGTCATCGGGTGGAACTTCCGGGCCACGTGGTTCCAGCGCCGGGCCGGGCTCACCACGCTGGTCGCCACCACGGCCGGCGGCGACCAGCGGGTCGCCGTCCTCGACATCCCCGAGGACGCCGCGGTCCGGCTGGCCGAGACGGCCCTGCCGCACCTCGTCGGCCAGTTCACCGCCTGA
- a CDS encoding PH domain-containing protein, which produces MDATSLREPGQRVSPRARLMWVSAAVLEGVVVVALLVLNSTLWELVDVPGWVYVPVVAVLAAYAAVVPQWRYLVHRWEVTETAVYTQTGWWARERRIAPMSRIQTVDYAEGAVSRLFGLASVTVTTASAAGALEISGLDRDRARRLVDELTLRADVDPGDAT; this is translated from the coding sequence ATGGACGCCACGTCGCTGCGGGAGCCGGGTCAGCGGGTCAGCCCGCGGGCCCGGCTGATGTGGGTGAGCGCCGCCGTGCTCGAGGGCGTCGTGGTGGTCGCCCTGCTGGTGCTCAACAGCACCCTGTGGGAGCTCGTCGACGTGCCCGGGTGGGTCTACGTCCCCGTCGTGGCCGTGCTGGCGGCGTACGCCGCGGTGGTGCCGCAGTGGCGCTACCTCGTGCACCGCTGGGAGGTCACCGAGACCGCGGTCTACACCCAGACCGGCTGGTGGGCGCGGGAGCGGCGGATCGCGCCGATGTCGCGGATCCAGACGGTCGACTACGCCGAGGGCGCGGTCTCGCGGCTCTTCGGGCTGGCCAGCGTGACCGTCACGACGGCCTCGGCCGCCGGCGCGCTGGAGATCTCCGGCCTCGACCGCGACCGGGCCCGACGGCTGGTCGACGAGCTGACCCTGCGCGCCGACGTCGACCCCGGCGACGCCACGTGA
- a CDS encoding biotin carboxylase N-terminal domain-containing protein, with product MPESKPLQKVLVANRGEIAVRVIRACKDAGIGNVAVYAEPDRDAMFVRIADEAHSLDGATPADSYLDIEKIIAVAKKSGADSVHPGYGFLAENADFAQAVIDAGLIWIGPPPAAIEALGDKAKAKHIAVKANAPLAPGTKDPLKDADEAVAFAEEFGLPIAIKAVFGGGGRGLKVARTIEEIPDAFESAVREAVGAFGRGECLVEKFLDKPRHVETQCLADQHGNVVVVSTRDCSLQRRNQKLVEEAPAPFLSDEQMTELYESSKRILREAGYYGAGTCEFLVAQDGSISFLEVNTRLQVEHCVSEEVTGIDLVREMFRIAAGEELGYDDPEIRGHSIEYRINAEDGGRNFMPAPGTLSAWSPPSGPGIRLDGGYENGETIPGAFDSLIAKLIVSGRDRTQALERSRRALDEFVVDGMPTVIPFHRAVVRDPAYVGPSTPSGEGSFDVYTQWIETDFDNQIEPYAGDSAEAEEPGERQKVVVEVGGRRLEVVLPAGLGGLASGPAAGAKKPKRAAGKKAGAAASGDAVSSPMQGTIVKLAVEEGQEVAEGDVVVVLEAMKMEQPLKAHKAGTVTGLQAEVGATVTNGAVICEIKD from the coding sequence GTGCCGGAGAGCAAGCCACTGCAGAAGGTCCTCGTCGCCAACCGAGGCGAGATCGCCGTCCGGGTCATCCGGGCGTGCAAGGACGCCGGGATCGGCAACGTGGCGGTCTACGCCGAGCCCGACCGCGACGCGATGTTCGTCCGGATCGCCGACGAGGCGCACTCGCTCGACGGCGCGACGCCCGCCGACTCCTACCTCGACATCGAGAAGATCATCGCGGTCGCGAAGAAGTCCGGCGCTGACTCCGTGCACCCGGGCTACGGCTTCCTCGCCGAGAACGCCGACTTCGCGCAGGCCGTGATCGACGCCGGCCTGATCTGGATCGGTCCCCCGCCCGCCGCCATCGAGGCGCTCGGCGACAAGGCCAAGGCCAAGCACATCGCCGTGAAGGCGAACGCCCCGCTCGCCCCCGGCACCAAGGACCCGCTCAAGGACGCCGACGAGGCCGTCGCGTTCGCGGAGGAGTTCGGCCTCCCCATCGCCATCAAGGCGGTCTTCGGCGGTGGCGGCCGCGGCCTCAAGGTCGCCCGCACGATCGAGGAGATCCCCGACGCCTTCGAGTCGGCCGTCCGCGAGGCGGTCGGCGCCTTCGGCCGCGGCGAGTGCCTGGTCGAGAAGTTCCTCGACAAGCCGCGCCACGTCGAGACCCAGTGCCTGGCCGACCAGCACGGCAACGTCGTCGTCGTCTCCACCCGCGACTGCTCGCTGCAGCGCCGCAACCAGAAGCTCGTCGAGGAGGCGCCCGCGCCGTTCCTGTCCGACGAGCAGATGACCGAGCTCTACGAGTCGTCCAAGCGGATCCTGCGCGAGGCCGGCTACTACGGCGCCGGGACGTGCGAGTTCCTCGTCGCCCAGGACGGCTCGATCTCCTTCCTCGAGGTCAACACCCGCCTGCAGGTCGAGCACTGCGTCTCCGAGGAGGTCACCGGGATCGACCTGGTCCGCGAGATGTTCCGGATCGCGGCCGGCGAGGAGCTCGGGTACGACGACCCGGAGATCCGCGGCCACTCCATCGAGTACCGCATCAACGCCGAGGACGGCGGCCGCAACTTCATGCCCGCCCCCGGCACCCTCTCGGCCTGGAGCCCGCCCAGCGGGCCCGGCATCCGCCTGGACGGCGGCTACGAGAACGGCGAGACCATCCCGGGCGCCTTCGACTCGCTCATCGCCAAGCTCATCGTCTCGGGCCGCGACCGCACGCAGGCGCTGGAGCGCTCGCGCCGCGCGCTCGACGAGTTCGTCGTCGACGGCATGCCCACCGTGATCCCGTTCCACCGCGCGGTCGTCCGCGACCCGGCGTACGTCGGCCCCTCGACGCCGTCCGGCGAGGGCTCGTTCGACGTCTACACGCAGTGGATCGAGACCGACTTCGACAACCAGATCGAGCCGTACGCCGGCGACTCGGCCGAGGCCGAGGAGCCCGGTGAGCGCCAGAAGGTGGTCGTCGAGGTCGGCGGTCGCCGCCTCGAGGTCGTCCTCCCGGCCGGCCTCGGCGGCCTCGCCAGCGGCCCGGCCGCCGGTGCGAAGAAGCCGAAGCGGGCCGCGGGCAAGAAGGCCGGCGCCGCCGCCAGCGGCGACGCGGTCTCCAGCCCGATGCAGGGCACCATCGTCAAGCTCGCCGTCGAGGAGGGCCAGGAGGTCGCCGAGGGCGACGTCGTCGTGGTGCTCGAGGCGATGAAGATGGAGCAGCCCCTCAAGGCGCACAAGGCCGGCACCGTCACGGGCCTGCAGGCCGAGGTCGGCGCCACCGTGACCAACGGCGCCGTGATCTGCGAGATCAAGGACTGA
- a CDS encoding metallophosphoesterase has protein sequence MRITPLPLLATTSVALAAGLAVAVPADAGSPHGAPTPPAYSFAVIGDLPYGADQIARFPGWIQQINADPAVRAVLHAGDIKNGSSVCSDDYFAMIRSNFDTFEDPLVYTPGDNEWTDCHRANNGAYDPLERLAKVREVFFDQPGTTLGQHPLEVASQARRGFPENVVLHQAGLSIAAVNVTGSNNGLQPWTGLGKTEPTPEQSAAVRDRVRNDVVTLHRAFQEARSRHDRGVVLLQQADMFDPTYTPTENDISAFRPWVQALAAEAARYHGPVYLFDGDSHVYNADRPLATGSSWLTTYGVKRAADNLTRVTVDGSSNNNDYLRVTVNQDPSGDLLTWERVPYTS, from the coding sequence ATGCGCATCACCCCGCTGCCCCTGCTCGCCACCACGTCCGTCGCGCTCGCCGCCGGCCTGGCCGTGGCCGTGCCGGCCGACGCCGGCTCCCCCCACGGCGCGCCGACGCCCCCGGCGTACTCCTTCGCCGTGATCGGCGACCTGCCGTACGGCGCCGACCAGATCGCCCGCTTCCCGGGCTGGATCCAGCAGATCAACGCGGACCCGGCGGTCCGTGCGGTGCTGCACGCCGGGGACATCAAGAACGGGTCGTCGGTGTGCAGCGACGACTACTTCGCGATGATCCGGAGCAATTTCGACACCTTCGAGGACCCGCTCGTCTACACGCCCGGCGACAACGAGTGGACCGACTGCCACCGCGCGAACAACGGCGCCTACGACCCGCTCGAGCGGCTCGCGAAGGTCCGCGAGGTGTTCTTCGACCAGCCGGGGACCACCCTCGGGCAGCACCCGCTGGAGGTCGCGTCCCAGGCGCGGCGCGGCTTCCCGGAGAACGTCGTCCTTCACCAGGCCGGCCTGAGCATCGCGGCCGTGAACGTCACCGGCAGCAACAACGGCCTCCAGCCCTGGACGGGTCTGGGGAAGACCGAGCCGACGCCGGAGCAGAGTGCGGCGGTGCGCGACCGGGTCCGCAACGACGTCGTCACGCTGCACCGGGCCTTCCAGGAGGCCCGCTCCCGGCACGACCGCGGCGTGGTGCTGCTGCAGCAGGCGGACATGTTCGACCCGACCTACACCCCGACGGAGAACGACATCAGCGCGTTCCGGCCCTGGGTGCAGGCGCTCGCCGCCGAGGCGGCGCGCTACCACGGCCCGGTCTACCTCTTCGACGGTGACAGCCACGTCTACAACGCGGACCGGCCGCTCGCGACCGGCTCGTCGTGGCTGACGACGTACGGCGTGAAGCGGGCCGCGGACAACCTCACCCGGGTGACGGTCGACGGCTCCTCGAACAACAACGACTACCTGCGGGTCACGGTGAACCAAGACCCGTCCGGCGACCTGCTGACGTGGGAGCGGGTGCCCTACACGAGCTGA
- a CDS encoding immune inhibitor A domain-containing protein, giving the protein MQRTHGAAILGIATAAAVTAALVAPIGSATADPSAPNRPAQAKTAPGSDVRTVGPNYNDGKALPATGELKTAVKKGPANRGAQQRAPHDPSVGETRSWLANNDVSGSIYRKDYVLRGLGNHIQVWVAKDTTFPAGDCRNDLGLTDITDAQVNGFVDQFDNNIYPKESASFSVPPSLSGTNNLINGPDGSADYYEVSAAQADDIVVLVDNVRDANYYDPSTPDGQTYIAGFFYSTFNDYTDRNIMTIDAYDWLHRTGATPPDDSADPAYQACAAASGKPNPRLYEGTFAHEYQHLLEHYEDADEASWVNEGLSDYAQTLVGYVDTSLPPTDKDADSHIGCFQGFLPESYGGAENSLTRWGDQGGPEILCDYGAAYSFMMYLSSHYGEDFMSTLHREDANGIKGLNKVLKQFDATKNAKQTLHDWLATMALDSAIDESGTVKGGSKKWLTASQLNSEINWSNPQSYNSEGAPTNGADYVRLGSVDHWLKAKKIKRISFNGAESYTPSKVQWTVDSTPPAATTADTTCGAVEDGTGAAALYSGCGENLDRSIVRAVTVPAGGGTLSFETLFDAEETWDYGFVQVSTDGGKSWTSLATEDTTSEPDPAADPGVVANLPGFTGDSGGWLTEHADLAKYAGKKILVGFRYITDGAVNEGGFFVRNIDVAGTKLPSDSIAGWQTITQVSPVPVNDWTVQILAIGANGKSWIHQLELNKENRGWIQGKALRKAIGSSASTVAVLVTPYDPTEAVTQYGRYHLKVAAPQGAGNRG; this is encoded by the coding sequence ATGCAACGCACGCACGGTGCCGCAATTCTCGGCATCGCCACGGCAGCCGCCGTGACAGCTGCGCTGGTGGCCCCGATCGGTTCGGCCACCGCCGACCCGTCGGCCCCCAACCGACCCGCCCAGGCCAAGACCGCGCCGGGCTCGGACGTCCGGACCGTCGGTCCGAACTACAACGACGGCAAGGCCCTGCCCGCCACGGGCGAGCTGAAGACCGCGGTGAAGAAGGGCCCGGCCAACCGTGGCGCCCAGCAGCGCGCGCCGCACGACCCCAGCGTCGGCGAGACCCGCAGCTGGCTCGCGAACAACGACGTCAGCGGCAGCATCTACCGCAAGGACTACGTCCTGCGCGGCCTCGGCAACCACATCCAGGTGTGGGTCGCCAAGGACACGACGTTCCCCGCCGGCGACTGCCGCAACGACCTCGGCCTCACGGACATCACCGACGCCCAGGTCAACGGCTTCGTCGACCAGTTCGACAACAACATCTACCCGAAGGAGTCGGCGTCCTTCTCGGTCCCGCCGTCCCTCTCCGGCACGAACAACCTGATCAACGGCCCCGACGGCAGCGCCGACTACTACGAGGTCTCCGCCGCCCAGGCCGACGACATCGTCGTCCTCGTCGACAACGTCCGCGACGCGAACTACTACGACCCGTCGACGCCCGACGGCCAGACGTACATCGCGGGCTTCTTCTACTCGACGTTCAACGACTACACCGATCGCAACATCATGACGATCGACGCCTACGACTGGCTGCACCGCACGGGTGCCACGCCTCCTGACGACTCGGCCGACCCGGCCTACCAGGCCTGTGCCGCTGCCTCCGGGAAGCCGAACCCGCGCCTCTACGAGGGCACCTTCGCCCACGAGTACCAGCACCTGCTGGAGCACTACGAGGACGCCGACGAGGCCAGCTGGGTCAACGAGGGCCTCTCGGACTACGCCCAGACGCTCGTCGGGTACGTCGACACGTCGCTCCCGCCGACCGACAAGGACGCCGACTCGCACATCGGCTGCTTCCAGGGCTTCCTGCCCGAGAGCTACGGCGGCGCCGAGAACTCCCTGACCCGCTGGGGCGACCAGGGTGGTCCGGAGATCCTCTGCGACTACGGCGCGGCGTACTCCTTCATGATGTACCTCTCCTCGCACTACGGCGAGGACTTCATGAGCACGCTGCACCGTGAGGACGCGAACGGCATCAAGGGCCTGAACAAGGTCCTCAAGCAGTTCGACGCCACCAAGAACGCCAAGCAGACCCTGCACGACTGGCTCGCCACGATGGCGCTGGACTCGGCCATCGACGAGAGCGGCACGGTCAAGGGCGGCAGCAAGAAGTGGCTGACGGCCTCGCAGCTCAACAGCGAGATCAACTGGTCGAACCCGCAGTCCTACAACAGCGAGGGTGCCCCGACCAACGGTGCGGACTACGTCCGCCTCGGCTCGGTCGACCACTGGCTGAAGGCCAAGAAGATCAAGCGGATCAGCTTCAACGGCGCCGAGAGCTACACCCCCTCGAAGGTCCAGTGGACCGTCGACTCGACCCCGCCCGCCGCCACCACGGCCGACACCACCTGTGGTGCGGTCGAGGACGGCACCGGCGCGGCCGCGCTCTACAGCGGCTGCGGCGAGAACCTCGACCGCTCCATCGTCCGGGCGGTCACCGTCCCGGCCGGCGGCGGCACGCTCTCGTTCGAGACGCTCTTCGACGCCGAGGAGACGTGGGACTACGGCTTCGTCCAGGTCTCGACCGACGGCGGCAAGTCGTGGACGTCGCTGGCCACCGAGGACACCACCTCGGAGCCCGACCCGGCCGCCGACCCCGGCGTCGTCGCGAACCTCCCCGGCTTCACCGGTGACTCGGGCGGCTGGCTCACCGAGCACGCCGACCTGGCGAAGTACGCCGGCAAGAAGATCCTGGTGGGCTTCCGCTACATCACCGACGGTGCCGTCAACGAGGGCGGGTTCTTCGTCCGCAACATCGACGTGGCCGGCACCAAGCTGCCCAGCGACTCCATCGCCGGGTGGCAGACGATCACCCAGGTCAGCCCCGTCCCGGTGAACGACTGGACCGTCCAGATCCTCGCCATCGGCGCGAACGGCAAGAGCTGGATCCACCAGCTCGAGCTGAACAAGGAGAACCGCGGCTGGATCCAGGGCAAGGCGCTGCGCAAGGCCATCGGCAGCTCCGCCTCGACCGTGGCGGTCCTCGTGACGCCGTACGACCCGACGGAGGCCGTCACGCAGTACGGCCGCTACCACCTCAAGGTCGCCGCGCCCCAGGGCGCGGGCAACCGCGGCTGA
- a CDS encoding acyl-CoA dehydrogenase family protein — translation MTYELSREHEEFRRSVREFAEAEIAPHAAQWDRDHHFPVDVVQKMGKLGLFGLTSPEEYGGAGEDGDFTSLCVAIEEIGRVDQSMGITLQAGVGLGINPILTYGTDEQKQQWLPDLVAADRLAGFGLTEPGAGSDAGATKTKAELVGDEWVVNGAKQFITNSGSEITSLVTVTARTGTREDGRPEISAIMVPSDTAGFTAEKAYDKLGWHASDTHPLSFADAHVPAGNLLGEQGRGYAQFLATLDDGRVAISALSVGCIQACLDMALQYAGERQTFGGPIGRKQGVAFQIADLETMLHAARLLTYRAASMKDAGAPYKEFKQAAAVAKLYSTESAVTATRIATQVFGGYGFMEEYPVARFYRDAKVLEIGEGTSEVQRMLIARGLGLPVE, via the coding sequence ATGACGTACGAGCTGTCCCGTGAGCACGAAGAGTTCCGCCGCAGCGTCCGCGAGTTCGCGGAGGCCGAGATCGCGCCGCACGCGGCGCAGTGGGACCGCGACCACCACTTCCCGGTCGACGTGGTGCAGAAGATGGGCAAGCTCGGGCTCTTCGGGCTGACCTCGCCCGAGGAGTACGGCGGTGCGGGGGAGGACGGCGACTTCACCAGCCTGTGCGTCGCCATCGAGGAGATCGGCCGCGTCGACCAGTCGATGGGGATCACCCTGCAGGCCGGCGTGGGCCTCGGCATCAACCCGATCCTGACCTACGGCACCGACGAGCAGAAGCAGCAGTGGCTGCCCGACCTCGTCGCCGCCGACCGGCTCGCGGGCTTCGGCCTGACCGAGCCCGGCGCCGGCTCCGACGCCGGCGCCACGAAGACCAAGGCCGAGCTGGTCGGCGACGAGTGGGTCGTCAACGGCGCCAAGCAGTTCATCACCAACTCGGGCTCCGAGATCACCAGCCTGGTCACGGTCACCGCCCGGACCGGCACGCGCGAGGACGGCCGGCCGGAGATCTCCGCGATCATGGTCCCCTCCGACACCGCGGGCTTCACCGCCGAGAAGGCCTACGACAAGCTCGGCTGGCACGCCTCCGACACCCACCCGCTGTCGTTCGCCGACGCGCACGTCCCCGCCGGCAACCTGCTCGGCGAGCAGGGCCGCGGGTACGCACAGTTCCTCGCCACCCTCGACGACGGCCGGGTCGCGATCTCCGCCCTGTCGGTCGGTTGCATCCAGGCCTGCCTCGACATGGCGCTGCAGTACGCCGGCGAGCGCCAGACCTTCGGGGGCCCGATCGGCCGCAAGCAGGGGGTCGCGTTCCAAATCGCCGACCTCGAGACGATGCTGCACGCCGCCCGCCTGCTGACCTACCGGGCCGCCTCGATGAAGGACGCCGGAGCGCCGTACAAGGAGTTCAAGCAGGCCGCCGCCGTCGCCAAGCTCTACTCCACCGAGTCCGCCGTGACCGCGACCCGGATCGCCACCCAGGTCTTCGGCGGCTACGGCTTCATGGAGGAGTACCCCGTCGCCCGGTTCTACCGCGACGCCAAGGTGCTCGAGATCGGCGAGGGCACCTCCGAGGTGCAGCGGATGCTGATCGCGCGGGGGCTCGGCCTGCCGGTCGAGTGA
- a CDS encoding adenylate/guanylate cyclase domain-containing protein, with product MSEPWVALALGLVALLEAVALGALALALRRSRRRVADLDAVVEALSAPTPGRERRRVLPGVLPGVLPSGLPTGREAVKAVWETAALVRDKGVGGALRSSIEDLAGWAQVERPDLARLADADGTVAILFSDIEGSTALNEQLGDRDWVRLLGKHDRIVRDRVDQHAGHVVKTQGDGFMVAFGTPRQAVGCAVDVQRSLAARRRRPGRTPLRVRIGVHQGDAVHLDGDLFGRNVAFAARVAGLAEGGEVLVSEPVRAALADDADLAFAEPREVELKGFAGVHAVHPVAWDGAGDE from the coding sequence GTGTCCGAGCCCTGGGTCGCCCTCGCGCTCGGCCTGGTCGCCCTGCTCGAGGCCGTCGCCCTCGGCGCGCTGGCCCTCGCGCTGCGCCGCAGCCGTCGCCGGGTGGCCGACCTCGACGCCGTGGTCGAGGCCCTGAGCGCTCCCACCCCCGGGCGCGAGCGCCGTCGCGTGCTGCCCGGGGTCCTGCCGGGCGTGCTCCCGAGCGGGCTGCCCACCGGGCGCGAGGCGGTGAAGGCGGTCTGGGAGACCGCCGCGCTGGTCCGCGACAAGGGGGTCGGCGGGGCGCTGCGCAGCTCGATCGAGGACCTGGCCGGCTGGGCGCAGGTGGAGCGGCCGGACCTCGCCCGGCTCGCGGACGCGGACGGGACCGTGGCCATCCTGTTCTCCGACATCGAGGGCTCGACGGCCCTCAACGAACAGCTCGGCGACCGCGACTGGGTGCGGCTGCTCGGCAAGCACGACCGGATCGTCCGCGACCGCGTGGACCAGCACGCCGGCCACGTGGTGAAGACCCAGGGCGACGGCTTCATGGTCGCCTTCGGCACGCCCCGGCAGGCGGTGGGCTGCGCCGTGGACGTCCAGCGCTCGCTCGCGGCCCGCCGCCGGCGCCCCGGGCGTACGCCCCTCCGGGTCCGGATCGGCGTCCACCAGGGCGACGCCGTCCACCTCGACGGCGACCTCTTCGGCCGCAACGTCGCCTTCGCCGCCCGGGTCGCCGGACTGGCCGAGGGCGGCGAGGTCCTGGTCTCCGAGCCCGTCCGCGCCGCGCTGGCCGACGACGCCGACCTCGCCTTCGCCGAGCCGCGCGAGGTCGAGCTCAAGGGCTTCGCCGGCGTGCACGCCGTGCACCCCGTGGCGTGGGACGGCGCGGGCGACGAGTAG
- a CDS encoding MFS transporter, translating to MVPSFLAREKTVAGPGYSRWLIPPAALAVHLCIGQVYATSVYKNALVAHFDTSLTAVGVIFSIAIVMLGLSAAVFGTWVDTNGPRAAMFVAACLWSLGFLVGAVGIGTGQLWLVYLGYGGIGGIGLGIGYISPVSTLIKWFPDRPGLATGMAIMGFGGGALIASPLSGRLMALYDSSYVATDVTSVPDGHAVMMLFITLGIVYFCFMMFGAFTVRVPADDWKPEGFEPSQVASKALVTTASVSAANAIRTPQFWLLWTVLFCNVTAGIGILEQAAPMIQDFFRDGADSSVSAAAAAGFVGLLSLANMAGRFVWSSTSDVVGRKPIYVVYLGVGLVLYLLLALTGSSSTLLFVLLAAVIISFYGGGFATVPAYLRDLFGTFQVGAIHGRLLTAWAAAGVAGPLIVNKFLDAQGTPGELVAADYRNGLLTMVVLLAIGSVANLLIRPVDDRFHEPESHDKLEEARA from the coding sequence GTGGTTCCGTCCTTCCTCGCCCGGGAGAAGACCGTCGCCGGTCCCGGCTACAGCCGTTGGCTGATCCCGCCCGCCGCTCTCGCCGTCCACCTGTGCATCGGCCAGGTCTACGCAACGAGCGTCTACAAGAACGCGCTCGTCGCACACTTCGACACCAGCCTCACCGCCGTCGGCGTGATCTTCTCGATCGCGATCGTGATGCTCGGCCTCTCGGCCGCCGTCTTCGGCACCTGGGTCGACACCAACGGCCCCCGCGCGGCCATGTTCGTGGCCGCCTGCCTGTGGAGCCTCGGCTTCCTGGTCGGGGCCGTCGGCATCGGCACCGGCCAGCTCTGGCTCGTCTACCTCGGGTACGGCGGCATCGGCGGCATCGGTCTCGGCATCGGCTACATCTCGCCGGTCTCCACGCTGATCAAGTGGTTCCCGGACCGCCCCGGCCTCGCGACCGGCATGGCGATCATGGGCTTCGGCGGCGGCGCGCTGATCGCCAGCCCGCTGAGCGGTCGCCTGATGGCGCTCTACGACTCGTCGTACGTCGCCACGGACGTGACATCGGTCCCCGACGGCCACGCGGTGATGATGCTGTTCATCACGCTCGGCATCGTCTACTTCTGCTTCATGATGTTCGGCGCCTTCACCGTCCGGGTGCCGGCCGACGACTGGAAGCCCGAGGGCTTCGAGCCCAGCCAGGTCGCGTCCAAGGCCCTGGTCACGACCGCCAGCGTCTCCGCGGCCAACGCGATCAGGACGCCGCAGTTCTGGCTGCTCTGGACGGTGCTGTTCTGCAACGTCACCGCCGGCATCGGCATCCTCGAGCAGGCCGCCCCGATGATCCAGGACTTCTTCCGCGACGGCGCCGACTCCAGCGTCAGCGCCGCTGCTGCCGCCGGCTTCGTCGGGCTGCTGTCGCTGGCCAACATGGCCGGCCGCTTCGTCTGGTCCTCGACGTCGGACGTCGTGGGGCGCAAGCCGATCTACGTCGTCTACCTCGGGGTCGGGCTGGTGCTCTACCTGCTGCTCGCGCTCACCGGCTCGTCCAGCACGCTGCTGTTCGTGCTGCTGGCCGCGGTCATCATCTCGTTCTACGGCGGCGGCTTCGCCACGGTCCCGGCGTACCTCCGCGACCTGTTCGGCACCTTCCAGGTCGGCGCCATCCACGGCCGGCTGCTGACGGCTTGGGCCGCGGCCGGCGTCGCCGGTCCGCTCATCGTCAACAAGTTCCTGGACGCGCAGGGCACGCCCGGTGAGCTGGTCGCGGCGGACTACCGCAACGGCCTGCTGACGATGGTCGTGCTGCTCGCCATCGGCTCGGTGGCCAACCTGCTCATCCGTCCCGTCGACGACCGGTTCCACGAGCCGGAGTCGCACGACAAGCTCGAGGAGGCACGCGCATGA
- a CDS encoding MFS transporter small subunit: MTARITVAWALVGIPLAYGLVETIRKAATLFSG, from the coding sequence ATGACCGCACGCATCACGGTGGCCTGGGCCCTGGTCGGCATCCCGCTGGCGTACGGCCTGGTCGAGACGATCCGCAAGGCGGCGACGCTCTTCTCGGGCTGA